AATATTAAGTGAAGGGCCACTGTGCATCAGGCAAATTAGATCTGACTCTTGCCCACAGGGGTTAATGGCTGAGGGAGCGGGGTCTATCCAGGGCATTTCATACTAAGACTGTGCATACCTACTGCCCTACCTCCAAAGAGGGCCTTCCCTGCTTTCTCAGATTTCCTGAACCGGTCTTCTCTATGAGCTGCCTACGCTCCATGTTCACCCTCAATCACTGCTCCGGAGCTTTAAACTCTTGTATCTAAGAGAGGAGCACCGGCACGTCCAACATGCAAATCACGTTCACTCTGGGCTCAGACACACTGATCCCCTCCCCCGCCCTTCCCCACACCTAATCCAGGCCCTACTAGACTGAAAACCCTGGGGCAAAGGAGCTTGGAAAAGCCTGATGCTTAGCATTTGGGTCAGCACCAGAGAGCAGGATAGGGtcaaaggccaactccctccctcATGCTGCAACCTCCCAGTCTCTGCTCAGTACTGCCCTGTCCTTGGTGCTGGGGACCGTCATGAGTCAGCTCAGGTCCCTGCTGCCCCAGCTCCCAATCCAGCAGGGGAGGTAAAACAGGGGCCATAGTTGATGGTACAGACTCAAGCTTCATCCAGCAGGGCATGTATGGTTCTGCTGCCTGGTCCCATTCCTTAAAGTAGGGAGTAGACTTTTAAACTGAGCCCCAGCCTTGGCACGGTGCCTTTCCTCCAGAATACTGTGCATAGACTAATCACCCgggaattttgttaaaatgtggAATCTGatgattcagtagatctgagtTAGAGCTTGAGAttatgcatttctaacaagctcccaggttcCTGGGACCTGGACCACAGTTTGAGTGGAAGGCTCTAGAACTCTTGTCTCATTTCTCTGAGAACTGATTAGTAAtgtctcttccccatgggtccataAGCTCCTTAAGGCAGGGATCTTGCCCATTTGTTTAGTGATATAttcccagtgcttggcacattcagtaagtccttgttggagGAGTAGCCAATGCTCCCTTATCCATGGGAGCTGGGAATAATCCCACACAGCAGACAAACCCACTGGCCAAATACACTCATTTGCATGCCCCATCTCATCTCTACCAGCCTCCGCGGCAGGTGATGGCATTTTACCAGGCCTACTATGTGCACAGCTATGGCTTAATCACATCCTAATCCTACTTCATGAACCTCTGCCTAATAACTCACAAGGGGCTCACCCCATGTGGTGACCCAAGATCCTGAGCAAAGCTCCCCCACTGCCTCCCCAGACCACTCCCCCAAGTCACCAGCCGACACACCGGGCCCAGAGGaaggtttcttctttctttttaattaagctagttttaattaaaaataataataatctaacaAGTCCCAAGTTTTCCAGATGGTGGGGCAGCCCAATAACTCCCCTTGCAGTCAAGGAACCCCTGGTGCTGCTTGTCTCAGAGATGAAGAACTGTCCTCAGGGTCTGCAAGAGCTCAGCCAGGTGCGTCTGTGTGGAAGGGGAGCGCTCTCCCAGTAAGAAACCGAGAACGTACAGGTAACTGGGGGTGCGGGGACAAACTTGTGGGGGGATGAAGTGACAACAGCAAGGGAGTCATAAACCCGGGAGTCTGACCTGGGTTTGACTCCTTGTCTTATAAAAACACCAGGGAAGGTTAAAGAAGTGAGGAACCAGTCGGGAAGTGGCTTGAGATCGAAGGTCTGGCTTCAGAAGGCTTGGAGTTCACCAGAAACCCGAGGTGAGGGCTCACAGGTGGTAATCCAGGGTCCCCAGACGTGGGACCCAAAGAGCGCTGGCGGGTGGGGGTTGTGCACAATGGAGGGAGAAGAAACGGGGGCCTCACAGTTCGCGGTGGGGAGGGGGGTTCGGTTCGGTGGAGAGACGGCGGGAGGCTCCCCGGAGATGGGGGGCAGAGACAGATACAACAGGTGTGCTCAGTCCATCAAGCAGAACTGAGAGCTCCAAGGTGCGCTCCAAGCCAAGGGGGCAGAGATGGGGGCTCCCAGGCAGCGCCCCGTCCTGGGGGAGAGGGGCCTGAGCCACTCCTCCGGGCTGGAAGGGCTCACAGGTAGCGCTCCAGCCCCGGCGCGTAGCCCGGCGGCCGCAGGTAGGCCTCCCCCGGGCCGAGCGGGCCGAGTGCAGCCGCCGGCCCTGCCAAGGCCAGCAGCGGCTCCGCGGGCAGCGGTCCGGGGCCAGGACGCGTCGGGGGCAACCCCAGGCGGTCGGGCGGCGGCGAGtagagaggcggggaggcggcTGCCGCGCAGGGCGGGAAGGCGGCGTCGGGCGCAGCGCAGCAGGGCGGCTCGGGGGCGCCCAGCCCCGCCAGCTCGGGTGGCAGGCTCACCAGGCTGTCGACGCTGAAGAGGCGCGCGGGTGGCGTGGAGCCCGGAGCGGCGGGAGGAGGCGGCGCGAGCAGCGCGGGGCCGGGCGCGTAGGGCGCGTAGGGGAAAGGCGGCGGGCCGGCGGCGGGCGCGGGCGGCGCGGCAGGGAGCGCGGGCATCTCGGCGCGCTTGAAGCGCTTTCGGCGCCGCAAGAAGCTGCCGTTGTCGAACATGTCGGCGGCCGCCGGGTCGAGCGTCCAGTAGTTGCCCTTGCCCGGGTTGCCCGGCTCGCGGGGCACCTTGACGAAGCAGTCGTTGAGCGTGAGGTTGTGGCGGATGCTGTTCTGCCACTTGCGCGGGCTGTCGCGGTAGAAGGCGAAGCGCTCGGTGATGAAACGGTAGATGGCGGCTAGCGTGAGGCGGCGGCCCGGGGCGTGAGCCAGCGCCATGGCGATGAGCGCAATGTACGAGTAGGGCGGCTTCCCTCGCTGCAAGGGCCGCCGCCggcggcggcccgggcccggTGCCGGCGCAGGTTCCGGCTCCCCGCGGCCGGCGGCCGCCTCCTCGGGATCCGGCCCGGGCTCGGCTCCGGCAAGCGGCGACGACGGCGGCGGCCCCGACGGCGCGACCGAGGGCGGGGCCGGGAAGCCCGAGAAAGCGGCGGGCGGCTCCATGTCTCTGCGCCCAGGCATGAGAATGTGGCGGGCTGCCCGAGCTCTCGGAGAGAGCTGGGGCCGCTGACCCTCCTTATATGGACACGGCCCCCTCCCCCTGTGCCCCAAACCAGGGACGAGGGCTCGGACCTTCTCCGCTGGCCAGCGCCTCCCCTCTAATTTGCCTTCCCAATCCTTTTACGATGCTGACAATTCTCCCCCATTCCCATCCCCAACCCCCAACATTTCACCCCTCCCTT
This genomic stretch from Kogia breviceps isolate mKogBre1 chromosome 1, mKogBre1 haplotype 1, whole genome shotgun sequence harbors:
- the FOXE3 gene encoding forkhead box protein E3; translated protein: MPGRRDMEPPAAFSGFPAPPSVAPSGPPPSSPLAGAEPGPDPEEAAAGRGEPEPAPAPGPGRRRRRPLQRGKPPYSYIALIAMALAHAPGRRLTLAAIYRFITERFAFYRDSPRKWQNSIRHNLTLNDCFVKVPREPGNPGKGNYWTLDPAAADMFDNGSFLRRRKRFKRAEMPALPAAPPAPAAGPPPFPYAPYAPGPALLAPPPPAAPGSTPPARLFSVDSLVSLPPELAGLGAPEPPCCAAPDAAFPPCAAAASPPLYSPPPDRLGLPPTRPGPGPLPAEPLLALAGPAAALGPLGPGEAYLRPPGYAPGLERYL